CTTCGAGAAGTTTGTCGGCTTCGGACCGGATGTGGGTGATGTAGATGCCGCCGGATCTCGCCGCTGTCTTGCAGATTTCGACGATTTCATCCGTGTTGGTATATGTGTCCGGGGGATAGATGAGGGCATAGGAGGGACCGAAGGCGCCGTCTTCCATGGATTCGGCCATGACGCGGTGCATGGTTTTCATTTCATCGGGAGTTGGCTCGCCCATCCGCATGCCCATTGCGTGCGCGCGCAGGGTGCCCGCGCCGAGGAAGGAGCCGACGTTGGGCGAGACGCCAGCTTCGATCATGGCGTCGAGCCAGTTGCCGAAGCGATGCCAGTTCCGCGCGCGTTCCCGCCAGTTTTTGGGTAGAGATCGCGAGAGGGTGTTGGAGCCACCGACAGGTGCGGGGGTCCACGCTTCGCCCATGATTTCGGTTGTGATGCCCTGGGTGATTTTGGAGAGGCATCGGCCATCGCGCATGAGGGGGACGATGGAGTGACTCTGTATGTCGATGAAGCCGGGACAGACGATGTGACCGGATGCATCGACGATTTCGTCTATGCCGTCGCGGGGGATGGACCCTGGCGGTTCGATGGCGGATATTTTGCCATTTTCAAGAGCGACATCGCCGTAGAAATAGGGGTTGCCGGTGCCGTCGATAATTTTACCTGAGTGAATAAGGGTCGTGATTGGCATGGGAGTCCCTTTCGTTTTTTTATGTTAAAAGTCTGCGCCGAAGTTCTGGACAAAGATGAGGAAGTCCGGGAAGGTAACGCGCAGGTCACCGTCGAGGTCAAAGGTGGGATCGAAGCCAACGTCGCCTGCGGTTTTGCCAAAGACAGAGGTAAAGGCGAGGAAGTCCGAGAAGCCGATTTCACCGTCGCCGTCAAAGTCTGAGGCTGCGGGACCGGACGCGAGTTCAGATACGGAGAGGGTGTAACCGAGTGTTGTGCCAGATGTGGAGGTGATGGCGAGGCTTCTGGCAATAGTGCCGGATGTGTGAATGCGTTTGCTCTGTGAGGCTGAAATGGGGATCGGTGCGGCGAAGGGTTGATTCCCTTCGGCGATGAGTGTGACGAGGAGGTCGTTGTCACCTGTGGATTGAATGGTGAAGGCGAGACCGGGTGTTTCGCCCAGATCGAGATAGTCTATGCCCCAGCGCGTGGCGCGTCGCGTGAGGTTATTGGTCGGGACGGTGAGGGCTTCGCGCTTTGCCGGGTGCAGGTCAATGGCGCGATAGCCGAGGTCGCCCTCGCCGTCGAGGTACAGGGCAGCGGCCCATTGCCCAAAGAGGTGATCGAAGCGTTCGGGTGCGTTGAGCGATTGAAGGACATTGTCGATGCTCGCTATGCTGCTGTCCGGGTCTGCGACGAGTTTGCGGAGTGCGCCGTTGCCATAGCGCTGTGCGAAGTACGTCATGTAGAGATATGCCTGGTCAAAATCAAAAAACTGATCTTCCCAATGGGTGAGGTCTGTATTGGTCGCGAACGAGAGAAAATTTTCGGTCGCGGCTGCTGTCGTGTCTTTGTATCCACAGGCGAGTTCAGCGTATTCCGAGCACCCTTCGTCGAGCCATTTGGCTTCGTCGTGGTCGGCTTTCCAGTGGATCAGGTGCTGAAATTCGTGGGCAAGTGTGGCGCGTGCGAGGCTGCTGTCAATGTCGAGCGGGCGGGCGTCGATATAAATGATTTCGCGCGAGACGGGCGGGGCTTCGTTGTCGGTATCGATATAACCGACAAATGTGATGCCCGTGATTGGACTGTCGAGCACGTCGAGTACCAGGATGAGTATGCGGGGATCGGCATCGACATCCGGAGGATCACCAAAGAGGTCGGTGACAGTTTCGTAAATGCCGCGGTCGGGATGGCGTGCTGTGGATTTATCAAATGCGTGTGCAAGGGATTCAATGCCCGTTTGAGTTACGCGCGGGGTGTTCCACATGTCGTCTTCTACAAAAATGTAGCAGTGGTCACCCACATAGCGACAGGTTGTTGTGGTGTGGTATTTCCCCCCGCCAACGAGTTGAAAACTGTAAGCCGGCAGCGTGAGCGTATCGCCAACGCGAAAAGGTGTGGAGGAGGATATTTTGGTTGCGGGACGATAGGGTATGGTTTGACGTGGAATCAGGTGGGTTCCGCTTTGAGGGATGGGGTGGGCGTGGGCTGTGATGCAAAAAAGCGCAATGCAGCAGATAAAAAAAATAGGGATGTAACGCAAAGAGCGTTTGGGAATTGTCGGCAAAGGCATTGTTAAAATCGGACTGAGAGTCGCACCTGTAAGTCTCCGGAGGTCTTGGGGGAGACTGTTGCGATAGGGCGGGTTTTGGCGGCGATGTTGGCGGCGTTTAACGCGCTGGCAAAGCGGTTGAAGATGAGTGCGCCCACAAAGAGAAAGCTGCGTGTGCGGGCCCAGGTGGCTTTGCTTCGCAGTTCTCGAAAGTGTTCGCGGGAAGACGGTGTGTCCCACTCCCAAAAGTTTTCGGGTGTTTCCGGCAGTGGGGTGGCCGATGGGCCCTCGACGTATTGCAACCGGGCATTGTAGTCGTAGATGCTGTTATAACTGGACAGGCGGTCGTAATGGGAGTTGGGTTTTTTGACAGCGGTTGCGCCAGCGCGTGCCGCGGCATAAGCGCGGAAGGTGTTCTCTCGTGTGGTGTTGAGTTTTTTAAATGCCAATAGTCCGGTCCAGAACATGCCTTCGGTGAAGTGGAAAAATTTCGCGGATTTTCGCCCGCCCGCATACCGCTCGCCCAGACCGGGTAAAATAACCGATAAAAAGGCGGCTTTTTTAGGTGATTTCGCTTCTTGTGCAAATGCGGCAGACGGCGCGAGCAAACAGGCGCAGACGATTAGAATTTGAGATGATGTTTTCACGATGCTAAAATCTCTTTTTCAATTCGACCATGGATCGTCCATGGCTATCAACCGGCGTGATGTCGATCCACAAGCTCGGCCCGGTCTGTTTTTGCAGCGTGCGCGTATAGATCGAGGCGTGTATGGCACTGGCAATGTGGTTGAGTACGGCCAGGCCTGTGACAACAGACGCGCGTTTGAGGTATTTGTTGCTGTCGTTGCGACGGGTTTCATAGTCCTGCCTGCGTGACGATGGCACGTTTTTGTTATCGGTGGAAAAGTCAGCCGTCACATCGTCCCAGCCATAGACAAATTGATGGTATTTGCCAATGAGTTCGTAATACTGTTGTGTGTCTTCGCTTTTGGAGGGCAGGGCGTGGGTTTCGTGATATGGATCGGGCTGAGTTTTGTTCCATTCTCGCCAGGCTCTGTACTGCGCTTCCCGCCAATGCCGATCGGCATACGCTCGAAATTCTTCTTTAATGTCATTGCCCCTGCCTCGCCATGATACATAAGCGGTCCAGGTGAGGGCTTCTGCGCCCATAAACCCGACTGCGCGCATTTTGGCCCCGGCATATAATTCACCCAGACCCGGTACCAGTAGTGAGAGAAAGAAGGCCGTTTTAGGTGATTTTTCCGCGGTGGCCTGCCCGCACATCAGCGCGAAAACAAGCGTACAGAGTGTGAATTTTCGCATGGGGAGTCCTTTGGCTAAAAGTTGCCTTTCCCAACATCTGTAACAAATCCAAATAATAATGTAAAATAAATCTTCAAGCCACTTCGTTCAAGTGGATCGCCGGGCCGTTGCAAAGGCACATGGTCGAATCCATAGGCCACGTCGATGCTGGCGCGTGTGGGAAAAAGATAAAACGAGGTGGCGTCGTAGCGCAACTGCGTGCCCAGTTCGCGTTTCCAGCCGCGTTTGAGTATCGCATCGTCGGGTGTGCCATCCCAGGCGCGGGCGATTCCGGCAAAGAATGCGCCGTAGAGCTGGTCTGAGTAGATCGGGCCGGTTTGTCGGTCGATGCGCGACCAGAGGGGAAAGCGATAAGCCGACCGCCACATCAGGGCGCGGCGGCCTTCCAGGCTGTAAAACGTATATCCTTTCATGCCGGGTAAGCCGCCGAGGAAGAAGTCAAAGGTGTCGTCAACTTCGCGGTCGATCACGCCGCCAAAAAAGCGGAAACTCAGCGCACTGCGGCCGGGGGCAACCGGGATAAATTCGTTCCAGTCGAGGGAGAGTTGGTTGTAGAAATAGCGGTCATAGGTTTCGACGATTAGCGAGGTATTTTCCTCAAAGCCGCTGATGAACCAGTTGAAATAGCGATCGTAACGCAGCGCGAGACGGCGTCCAGATCGGGGGTTGATTTCCGAGTTGCGCGAGCGGCTTATGGCATCGAGGCGATAGGTGAGGGCGAGGTCAAATCCGTTGAGGGTTGTGGCGGCTACTATATCGCGATTGAGGCCATTGAACCGCGCCTGATCCAGAACCGCGCCCGTGCGATTGTACACGAGGCGGGCGTCGATCATACCGCCGCGCCTCATGGTGTATTTGCCCCCTATTTCGATGCCCGTCAGCGCAAAGGTGCGGTTGTAGATGCGGAAGTCTTCGTCGCGGCTGATGACATCTTCTTCAACGTGGCGCGATAGACGATAGGCTTCGAGAAAGAAGGTGGGCCGTTTTTTGCGGTATTCGTAAAGCGCGTATAAATCCATGTCCAGATCGTGGGCGAGCAGGCCACTGATGAAAAAGGTTTGTTTTCGCAAGACATCGTCGGATCCCGCTATGGCGCCGAGTTTGAGTTTGCCGCTGTCGATTGCCAGACGCGGAAGTATGGTGGTGGTTGCAAATTCATTTTTGTATGGGCGGCTCGCTATTGCGGGTTTGGGCGTTGCGGACGCGAAGGGTTCGACCCGAAAGATATTTCTCGATACGGGTTCATTTAGCGGCTGGGAAATAACGCGAATTTCGTAGGCGTTTTTGCCGTAGTGGGCATAGGCGATGCGGTCGCCATCTGGATGCACATGGGGTTGAAATGCGCCGCCGTACACGCGGGTGAGGCGGTCTATTGCGCCGCTGGATAGATTGGCGCGATACAGGTTGAAGATGCCGTCGTGGTCAGAGGCAAATACGAGGGATGACCCATCGGGTGTCCAGCACGGGTCGCGGTCGGTTTCGGGTGAGGCGACGCGCACTGTGTAGTCGCCACCGGTTGCGGGAATGGTGGCGATGTCCCGCGAGGTGCCGATTCGGTAGAGCGAGAATGCGATTTGCGATCCATCGGGCGACCAGCGCGGGGTGGCGACTTGTGAGCCATCGTCAAAGGTTGTGAGGTAGCGTATGGTGTCTGCCGCGATGTCGAGGATACAGAGGTTGGTGCTGCCCCCGCCGTTTTTGACAAACGCAATTTGCGTTCCGTCTGGCGAATAGGTCGGGTGAATGCCGCGCGAGCCTGTGCTGAGACGCGTTTCGCCGGGGAAGGTGGTACGCGCGAGGCCAATGGCGGTTTTGACATTTTGATACAGGCTCGGTTTCGCGGCTTTGGGATCTATGGTGTAGAGGTCCCATTGCCGCCCGCCATATTTGTTGGGCTGGCTGTGGCGCGCGTAGAGGAATTGCTCGCCATTGGTTGACCAGTCAAAGGCCGTGACCGCGCTGGGGGCGGCGATTTCTTCGCTGCTGTCGGCGAGGGTATAGACCATCAAACTCGTGCGCCCGTAATCGCGCCCTTTATTGGAGAGATAGGCGAGTTTTGTGCCGTCGGGCGACCAGCGGGGGTGCAGATTGAGGTAGCCGTCTTCGCGGATGAGGTCGCCCTGTTCGGGATTGGTTTCGATCTGTGCGATTTGTGCCGCATAGCGTTTTTCGAGCGATGCGACCCAGCGCGCGTGCAATTCGCTTGCAGAGATGCCCAGGGTCGCGCGGATTGCGCCGCCAAAATCCGTGCGCCACCAGACTTTCATTTGCCGATACAATTCGGGGAGTTTGTCGCGCCCAAAAGTATCGACCATAAAGAGGGTGAGCGAGTATCCGTGGTCGTACACTTTTTCAAATCCGAGACCTGTTTTCGCGCCGAAGACGGACATTTCGTCGCGGGTGAGCAAGCTTCCATTGCGCGTGGCCTGACGCAAGATCATATCGCGGTGCGAGTCCCAGCGGTCGTGTTGTGCGCCCGGTGCCATGTATTGCGCTGTGCCTTCGGCAAACCAGGGTGGAATGATGGTGGCGGGAATGGCATACGCGGCCAGGACATTGGGGTAGCCAGCGAGGATGTCGTCGCGTTTGCCTTCGCCCTGATATTGCAGGTAGTTGACGAAGATGGCGGGGATGCGCCGCGAGGATTTTCGGGCGAGCTGGAGGGCGATGATGTGCGTCAATTCGTGCGTTATCACATTTGGGAGCCAATCTGTACTACCGCGCAGTGCAAAGTCGAGGTTGGAAACCCAGATTTCGATGGTATTGTGGTAATAATACGCCGCGCCATTGGCATAGTCTTCGGTATCCTTGAGGATGATGCGGACTTTGCTGTCGGGGTCAAAATTGTAAAAGGAGGCGATTGGGCCGTACGCGTTTTCGGCGACCTGTGCAGCGCGCGGAGCCAGTTTTTCCAGGCCTTGATGGTAATAGACTTTGAAGTGTTCGGTTTCTATGACGCGCCAGTTTAGTTCTGGATGATTGGCGTCAAATTGCGCGAGGGCCTGTGTACTCAGGGTCAGGAGGATGAGAATTGTTTGTGTGAGTTTGTGAGACATAGTGTTTATTTAATTATTGCGGCTTTGATAAATCGCACTTCTGTGCGCGTGCTATTGCTGGCTTGCAGGCGACAAATATAGAGGCCGCTGGCGTAATCGGTTACATCCCAGGCGATTTCGTTGTCGGTGTTGGGCATGGGATTGTCGTGTGTGAGGTCGGCGATCTTTTCCCCGAGGGGATTGTAAATAGTCATAATGATTTCGGCGGATTCTAACAAAAAAAAGCGAATGCGCGCCCTGTCACCATTGCGGACGGGATTGGGGTAGAGGTATGCTCGCGCCGCGGGTAAAAGCGAGGTGTCTGTTGGGGTTGTGATTTCGACAGGCTGCTGGAGCAATTTGCCCGCGTTGCCCGGCCCACCGCCGAGTTGTCCCCAGATAATTTTGTTGCCGGTATAAGATGGGTCAATTGTCTCCAGGTGGAAGAGGTGTACGCTGCCGCTGGCGGTATAGATAATGAGTTCCAGGGTGCCGTCGTTGTCAAGGTCGTCGATAAGGGGCGATGAGAGAATGGGGCCGGGTACTAATAGGGGAAAGCCCGATAGGAGATGTCCTTCGGCGGTCAGGCCGTAGAGGAGGCCACCGCGTGTGCCTATAAAAATATCGGGGGATGCGTCGTTATTGATGTCGGCGAGAATGGGCGGTGCTTCAATGGGGCCAGCGTCGTCTTTTATCGGGAAGGCGAGCGCGCCTTCGGTTTGCAAGATGGCGTTGAAACGATAGAGATAGAGTTTGCCGTTGCCGCCAAAAAGGACTTCGAGAAATCCGTCCCGGTCGAGGTCGGCGACAACAGGGGGTGAATGCGCGCCGCCGGGTACGGGATCGCTCGCAAAGGCGAGGCCGTTGGCGTCGAGGATGGAGAGGATACCGTCTGATGTGACGACTGCAATGTCGTCATCGCCATCGCGGTTGAGGTCGCCTATTGTGGGGCCGCCGATGATGGGAGATGCGAATGTGGCGAGTGGCGTGGATTGGCCGGTGTCGTGAATGAGGTGGATCTGAGCACTGCTGGTAATGGCGATGAGTTCATTGTCCGGATCGCTGTCGATATTGCCCACGGCGAGCGATTGTATGGCGTCGCTCAGGGCGATGCTACCCGCGATTTCAGATAGAAAATTGCCCCATTCGATTTTTCCATCGCTCCATCCCCAGATATCGACATGCGCTGTGGGAAATTTTGCAATGACGGGTGTTGTGGAAAAAGATGAGGGAGAGGTGATATCGACGGTTTCGTGGACTGTACCACCGGGACGCCAGTGCGTTCGGATTGTTTCCCCGCGATGGTAGATGAATCCGGCTATTTCCGGGTCGCCAATTGCAGGGGTTGTCGCAAATGTCTCGTCTGCGCTGTGCGGTGTGCCCGCGATTTTCCACGCGCCAGAACTGTGAAGGATTTCTTTGATTCCATCTCTATCGAGGTCGATGACGCGGGGCGATTCCCGCGTGGGAGTCAAGTTTGTAATCGGCCAGTTGTCCGGTTGCCTGGCAAAATGGATAGCAACTGCCATTACTTCACCAGGCGGACTGAGGACTTCGATGGTTATGCCGCTTTCATAGCCCAAATTGCTGCGGGTATTCGGCGAGGTGTCGGGATCAAATACAGCGTTGTTGCCCACGTAAAAGGCGTCTTCTGGCGCGCCTTCGATACTGCTTAGTGAGATGATACCAGCTTGAATGATGCGGCTGGCCGATACATTGCCGATGTCTTGCAAGCCATCGGCTTCTTCGAGTGCAATGCCGCGGCGATATTGGGCAGGTGCAATTTTGTAATCGGGATGGCTGTTGATATGTTTTTCTGCGTCGCTGGCTCGAATAACCGCATCGTCAATGTGGTAGATGAGAATGCCCGAGCCGGGTATGAATGCATCGTAGTCGTCTGCGGAAAGCCAGACATTATGAGGGGTGGAAAACTCGATTTGCGGAATGCGATTTTCAATGTTGAGACGCGAGAAGCGGTTTTCGATCAGGAAGTATTCTGT
This DNA window, taken from Gemmatimonadota bacterium, encodes the following:
- a CDS encoding BamA/TamA family outer membrane protein, whose amino-acid sequence is MSHKLTQTILILLTLSTQALAQFDANHPELNWRVIETEHFKVYYHQGLEKLAPRAAQVAENAYGPIASFYNFDPDSKVRIILKDTEDYANGAAYYYHNTIEIWVSNLDFALRGSTDWLPNVITHELTHIIALQLARKSSRRIPAIFVNYLQYQGEGKRDDILAGYPNVLAAYAIPATIIPPWFAEGTAQYMAPGAQHDRWDSHRDMILRQATRNGSLLTRDEMSVFGAKTGLGFEKVYDHGYSLTLFMVDTFGRDKLPELYRQMKVWWRTDFGGAIRATLGISASELHARWVASLEKRYAAQIAQIETNPEQGDLIREDGYLNLHPRWSPDGTKLAYLSNKGRDYGRTSLMVYTLADSSEEIAAPSAVTAFDWSTNGEQFLYARHSQPNKYGGRQWDLYTIDPKAAKPSLYQNVKTAIGLARTTFPGETRLSTGSRGIHPTYSPDGTQIAFVKNGGGSTNLCILDIAADTIRYLTTFDDGSQVATPRWSPDGSQIAFSLYRIGTSRDIATIPATGGDYTVRVASPETDRDPCWTPDGSSLVFASDHDGIFNLYRANLSSGAIDRLTRVYGGAFQPHVHPDGDRIAYAHYGKNAYEIRVISQPLNEPVSRNIFRVEPFASATPKPAIASRPYKNEFATTTILPRLAIDSGKLKLGAIAGSDDVLRKQTFFISGLLAHDLDMDLYALYEYRKKRPTFFLEAYRLSRHVEEDVISRDEDFRIYNRTFALTGIEIGGKYTMRRGGMIDARLVYNRTGAVLDQARFNGLNRDIVAATTLNGFDLALTYRLDAISRSRNSEINPRSGRRLALRYDRYFNWFISGFEENTSLIVETYDRYFYNQLSLDWNEFIPVAPGRSALSFRFFGGVIDREVDDTFDFFLGGLPGMKGYTFYSLEGRRALMWRSAYRFPLWSRIDRQTGPIYSDQLYGAFFAGIARAWDGTPDDAILKRGWKRELGTQLRYDATSFYLFPTRASIDVAYGFDHVPLQRPGDPLERSGLKIYFTLLFGFVTDVGKGNF
- a CDS encoding EF-hand domain-containing protein, whose amino-acid sequence is MPLPTIPKRSLRYIPIFFICCIALFCITAHAHPIPQSGTHLIPRQTIPYRPATKISSSTPFRVGDTLTLPAYSFQLVGGGKYHTTTTCRYVGDHCYIFVEDDMWNTPRVTQTGIESLAHAFDKSTARHPDRGIYETVTDLFGDPPDVDADPRILILVLDVLDSPITGITFVGYIDTDNEAPPVSREIIYIDARPLDIDSSLARATLAHEFQHLIHWKADHDEAKWLDEGCSEYAELACGYKDTTAAATENFLSFATNTDLTHWEDQFFDFDQAYLYMTYFAQRYGNGALRKLVADPDSSIASIDNVLQSLNAPERFDHLFGQWAAALYLDGEGDLGYRAIDLHPAKREALTVPTNNLTRRATRWGIDYLDLGETPGLAFTIQSTGDNDLLVTLIAEGNQPFAAPIPISASQSKRIHTSGTIARSLAITSTSGTTLGYTLSVSELASGPAASDFDGDGEIGFSDFLAFTSVFGKTAGDVGFDPTFDLDGDLRVTFPDFLIFVQNFGADF
- a CDS encoding T9SS type A sorting domain-containing protein, with amino-acid sequence MSADTYRVLALRVSFPPETPDNETTSGNGTFNLSTSESSDRIYPFDAPPHDRAYFEAHLQALSNYYRDISQGQLTIEYDVYPQEPTASYVLDTPLIEYGNGRTRREINERVTRLFRDGIRAADATDGATIDFSKYRAFAVFHAGLGGEAGQKLNDIPSAFIFERDLIELADGALSVNNGAFQVTSGMLLPEAISANGQGGLNGTLARFFASQLGLPGLSDFENDLPAIGDWSLMDTGANNQIDAARLGLQPLTNDPTSTNLIGFLPSRMTAWSRIQLGWLEPLVITHNDTVEIAASGSASDLPQAIRVPISATEYFLIENRFSRLNIENRIPQIEFSTPHNVWLSADDYDAFIPGSGILIYHIDDAVIRASDAEKHINSHPDYKIAPAQYRRGIALEEADGLQDIGNVSASRIIQAGIISLSSIEGAPEDAFYVGNNAVFDPDTSPNTRSNLGYESGITIEVLSPPGEVMAVAIHFARQPDNWPITNLTPTRESPRVIDLDRDGIKEILHSSGAWKIAGTPHSADETFATTPAIGDPEIAGFIYHRGETIRTHWRPGGTVHETVDITSPSSFSTTPVIAKFPTAHVDIWGWSDGKIEWGNFLSEIAGSIALSDAIQSLAVGNIDSDPDNELIAITSSAQIHLIHDTGQSTPLATFASPIIGGPTIGDLNRDGDDDIAVVTSDGILSILDANGLAFASDPVPGGAHSPPVVADLDRDGFLEVLFGGNGKLYLYRFNAILQTEGALAFPIKDDAGPIEAPPILADINNDASPDIFIGTRGGLLYGLTAEGHLLSGFPLLVPGPILSSPLIDDLDNDGTLELIIYTASGSVHLFHLETIDPSYTGNKIIWGQLGGGPGNAGKLLQQPVEITTPTDTSLLPAARAYLYPNPVRNGDRARIRFFLLESAEIIMTIYNPLGEKIADLTHDNPMPNTDNEIAWDVTDYASGLYICRLQASNSTRTEVRFIKAAIIK